A part of Paenibacillus donghaensis genomic DNA contains:
- a CDS encoding SAF domain-containing protein translates to MSIQRGRLLKRNYLFAVLILLVGFGGLLGYDLYFKPYVLSGTVVKIKVADGRLLPKNYELKPADLYLDSVQTKDIPAGVITDIGQVANKITNVNLTNGSILTDSLVDVSGLEPLQDEGIFPIPKEAIYAINGSLRSRDKVDIYLVEEKQASQRSGETPGGNSGLQKTPPGAAPSDSAGAAVQEIPDKPQQQVFLAGVTVNYVRTEDNNDVLDSEHGNNNNRFTSTGKVAAPELKLKKSDGQLLGQYLEQGMKLWIVRVE, encoded by the coding sequence TTGTCCATACAACGGGGCCGTTTGCTGAAACGCAATTATCTGTTCGCCGTGCTCATCTTATTGGTCGGCTTCGGCGGGCTGCTGGGCTACGATCTGTATTTCAAGCCCTATGTGTTGTCCGGAACTGTAGTCAAAATTAAGGTGGCCGACGGACGGCTGCTGCCCAAGAATTATGAATTAAAGCCGGCAGATCTGTATCTGGATTCGGTCCAGACCAAGGATATCCCCGCCGGGGTGATCACGGACATTGGGCAGGTGGCTAACAAAATTACTAATGTGAATCTGACCAATGGCAGTATTTTGACCGACTCGCTGGTCGATGTGAGCGGACTGGAGCCGCTGCAGGATGAAGGGATTTTCCCTATTCCCAAGGAGGCCATTTATGCAATCAACGGCTCGCTGCGCAGCCGGGACAAGGTAGACATTTATCTGGTGGAGGAGAAGCAGGCGTCGCAGCGTTCTGGCGAAACACCCGGAGGCAACAGCGGTCTGCAGAAAACACCTCCTGGCGCAGCACCGTCAGACTCTGCCGGAGCGGCGGTTCAGGAAATACCGGATAAGCCACAGCAGCAGGTATTTCTGGCCGGGGTGACGGTCAACTATGTACGGACAGAAGACAATAACGATGTGCTGGATTCCGAGCACGGCAACAACAATAACCGTTTTACCTCAACCGGCAAGGTGGCTGCGCCTGAACTTAAGCTGAAGAAAAGCGACGGCCAGCTGTTGGGACAATATCTGGAGCAGGGGATGAAGCTCTGGATCGTAAGGGTGGAGTAG
- the purU gene encoding formyltetrahydrofolate deformylase, with the protein MELHVKRDHSADAGQYPNRVRMLISCPDGPGIVAAVSHFLYQHGANIVQSDQYTMDPDGGMFFMRVEFDLPSLAERLDQLTEQFGGVAERFKMDWQIFNVRQKKKLAIFVSKEDHCLVELLWQWQAGDLDADISLVVSNHADMKSYVESFGIPFHHIPVTADTKAEAEQRQLEVIGDDIDVIILARYMQIISPSFIEHYRHRIINIHHSFLPAFIGGNPYAQAYNRGVKIIGATAHYVTEELDGGPIIEQDVQRVSHSDDVTELKRIGRTIERVVLARAVKWHIEDRILVHHNKAVVFN; encoded by the coding sequence ATGGAATTGCATGTAAAAAGAGATCATTCGGCTGACGCCGGCCAATATCCGAACCGGGTGCGCATGCTGATTTCCTGTCCGGATGGACCGGGGATTGTAGCGGCGGTATCGCATTTTCTGTACCAGCACGGTGCCAATATTGTGCAATCGGATCAATATACGATGGACCCGGACGGCGGAATGTTTTTTATGCGGGTCGAGTTTGACCTGCCTAGCCTTGCAGAACGCCTTGATCAGCTGACTGAACAGTTCGGCGGCGTGGCTGAACGTTTCAAGATGGACTGGCAGATCTTTAATGTGCGCCAGAAGAAGAAGCTTGCGATCTTTGTATCCAAAGAGGATCACTGCCTGGTGGAGCTGCTCTGGCAGTGGCAGGCAGGGGACCTGGATGCCGATATTTCGCTTGTGGTCAGCAATCATGCCGATATGAAGTCCTATGTGGAGTCCTTTGGTATTCCGTTCCATCATATTCCGGTTACTGCCGATACGAAAGCGGAAGCGGAACAGCGTCAGCTGGAGGTGATTGGCGACGATATCGATGTAATTATTCTCGCCCGGTATATGCAGATTATCTCTCCGTCATTCATTGAGCATTACCGTCACCGGATTATTAATATTCATCATTCCTTTCTGCCCGCCTTTATTGGAGGCAATCCTTATGCCCAGGCCTATAACCGCGGCGTAAAGATCATTGGAGCCACAGCCCACTATGTAACAGAGGAGCTGGACGGTGGTCCTATCATCGAACAGGACGTGCAGCGGGTCAGCCACAGCGATGATGTTACTGAGCTGAAGCGGATCGGCCGCACCATTGAGCGGGTCGTGCTGGCCCGGGCAGTAAAGTGGCATATTGAGGACCGGATTCTCGTTCATCACAACAAAGCGGTAGTGTTTAACTAG
- a CDS encoding TIGR01777 family oxidoreductase, with product MKYAICGGTGFIGLALTKYWLEAGHEVCIIGRKLPEKRLADPKVSYHTWDTLKSDPSPLEGAAALVNLAGSSLSQRWTSAAKKSIMLSRLETVAAAAELLKALKQKPPVVIQSSAVAIYGTSLDDTFDESSPRNVMDFPSEVVYAWEEAADEDYQDVRLIKLRTGIVLGNESGAFPKMKLPYLLGFGGSIGSGGQWMSWIHLTDIIRLIDYCIRYTEISGPVNATAPHPVTNSQFGRTLGKVYHRPHWFPLPAFVLKTAVGELSEILLKGQRVVPARALEHGFTFDYPVLETALQQLKST from the coding sequence ATGAAATATGCGATCTGCGGCGGAACCGGCTTCATCGGTCTGGCGCTTACGAAATATTGGCTGGAAGCCGGGCATGAGGTCTGTATCATCGGACGTAAGCTGCCTGAGAAGAGACTCGCTGACCCCAAGGTAAGCTACCATACCTGGGATACTCTGAAATCCGATCCCTCTCCGCTTGAAGGAGCTGCCGCTCTTGTTAATCTGGCGGGTTCTTCGCTGAGCCAGCGGTGGACTTCTGCCGCCAAAAAGTCAATTATGCTGTCGCGTCTGGAAACGGTGGCCGCAGCCGCAGAGCTGCTGAAAGCCCTGAAGCAGAAGCCGCCCGTTGTGATCCAGTCTTCGGCGGTAGCCATATATGGCACTTCTCTGGACGACACCTTCGATGAGAGCTCTCCGCGCAATGTGATGGACTTCCCCTCCGAGGTTGTTTATGCCTGGGAAGAAGCAGCGGATGAGGATTATCAGGATGTCCGGCTGATCAAGCTGCGTACCGGAATTGTGCTTGGCAACGAAAGCGGTGCCTTCCCCAAAATGAAGCTGCCCTATCTGCTAGGCTTCGGCGGCAGCATCGGCAGCGGTGGGCAGTGGATGTCCTGGATTCATCTGACCGATATCATCCGGCTGATCGACTACTGCATCCGCTATACGGAAATTTCCGGTCCCGTCAACGCCACCGCGCCCCATCCTGTTACCAACAGCCAATTCGGACGCACTCTTGGCAAGGTGTATCATCGTCCCCACTGGTTCCCTCTCCCGGCCTTTGTACTGAAGACCGCAGTGGGCGAGCTGTCCGAGATTCTGCTGAAAGGCCAGCGCGTAGTGCCTGCCAGAGCACTGGAGCATGGTTTCACCTTTGATTATCCCGTCTTGGAAACCGCGCTTCAGCAGCTGAAGTCTACGTAA
- a CDS encoding DUF2621 family protein, with translation MFVKFGLLSAAPSNWFMNSIALWTFLLLFTMCIGGFFMFRKFLKVLPKADGKSRLDWQNYWVERSRPLWGDDAKAFLDQLVQPVPGPFRDIAKHSIAAEIGRIAVESHSPEVTRDHCIQGYITATPRRDNRFLIHFLEKNGIDYAPYRHMIK, from the coding sequence ATGTTTGTCAAATTCGGCTTGTTATCCGCAGCACCCAGCAACTGGTTTATGAACTCCATCGCGTTGTGGACTTTTCTGCTGCTCTTCACCATGTGTATCGGTGGCTTCTTTATGTTCCGCAAATTCCTTAAGGTCCTGCCCAAGGCGGACGGCAAATCGCGGCTCGACTGGCAGAATTATTGGGTCGAACGCAGCCGCCCGCTGTGGGGCGACGATGCCAAAGCTTTTTTGGACCAGCTGGTCCAGCCAGTACCCGGCCCTTTCCGTGATATTGCCAAACACTCCATCGCGGCCGAGATCGGCAGAATCGCCGTCGAGAGCCATTCGCCGGAGGTAACGCGCGATCATTGCATCCAGGGCTACATCACCGCCACCCCGCGCCGTGACAACCGTTTTCTGATTCATTTTCTGGAGAAGAACGGTATCGATTATGCTCCTTACCGGCATATGATCAAATAG
- a CDS encoding beta-L-arabinofuranosidase domain-containing protein, which translates to MELGQNAVRLASAKEKTELDSNAIYLGNLNTVEADLKLPLKGKYGSSIQWESKETLFISHTGKVTRPTFGVGNRKVVLVATLTYEGEETRKTFEATVLQEEYKAKIVAVNPLTVRTNVGEQPELPTVVIVKNDTGSYTVSPVSWDPVKEEAYRQPGFFSIHGTVEGSPLKALVTIQVVDKAQETGDHVKRLQEFQGQKVSLESKSEFGAAMHRFLQFVRSMDDDQMLYNFRAAATGDTKGAQPMTGWDAPECNLKGHTTGHYLSSLALAYNATGDSVLLGKIQYMVTELGKCQTALSEQAGYGQGFLSAYSEEQFNLLEQYTTYPDIWAPYYTLHKIMAGLLDCYELADQSEALDICDKLGHWLHNRLSRLPREQLHKMWSLYIAGEFGGMNEVLAKLYAITGNEHYLMTAKYFDNEKLFLPMKENIDTLGNMHANQHIPQVIGALKLFEVAGDKAYFNIAENFWTMVTQSHSYSIGGTGETEMFREPDAIAGFLTDKTAETCASYNMLKLTKELFQFNPRKTYMDYYEKALYNHILASENSRKAEGGSTYFMPLAPGSIKKFDTHENTCCHGTGLENHFKYQEAIYFHDEDRLYVNLYIPSRLDWSEQGLSLVQNRDRDGLETVHFYIEGGPETTLMFRIPDWVSGPVQVKINGEPCRDLEYEHGYLKLRKVWKKDEIELMLPCSLRLVGVSDDHTLKSLAYGPYVLAAISGEQDYLSWSYSEQELLEQVIQQKDNPLTFILDVVEFVPLYLIQDERYHVYFKLAR; encoded by the coding sequence ATGGAACTGGGGCAAAACGCCGTCAGATTGGCAAGCGCGAAAGAAAAAACGGAACTGGACAGTAATGCGATTTATCTGGGAAACTTAAATACAGTAGAAGCCGATTTGAAGCTTCCACTGAAGGGGAAGTATGGCTCTTCCATTCAATGGGAATCGAAAGAGACTCTATTTATAAGTCATACAGGCAAGGTTACCAGACCTACCTTTGGGGTAGGCAATCGGAAAGTTGTCCTTGTCGCGACGTTAACGTATGAAGGAGAAGAAACCCGCAAGACATTTGAAGCAACGGTTCTCCAGGAAGAATATAAAGCAAAGATTGTTGCAGTTAATCCGCTGACCGTGCGCACGAACGTTGGGGAACAGCCGGAACTGCCAACCGTCGTCATTGTAAAAAATGATACCGGAAGTTATACGGTAAGCCCGGTTTCCTGGGACCCGGTGAAAGAGGAGGCTTATCGGCAACCTGGATTTTTTTCGATCCACGGTACAGTAGAAGGAAGTCCCTTGAAGGCTTTAGTCACCATTCAAGTGGTGGATAAGGCTCAGGAAACAGGCGATCACGTCAAGCGGCTACAGGAATTTCAGGGTCAAAAGGTAAGCTTGGAAAGTAAAAGTGAATTTGGAGCGGCTATGCACCGTTTTCTGCAGTTTGTGCGGTCGATGGATGATGACCAGATGCTGTATAATTTCAGAGCGGCGGCCACCGGGGATACTAAAGGGGCACAGCCAATGACGGGATGGGACGCTCCGGAATGCAATCTGAAGGGACATACCACTGGACATTATCTTTCTTCACTGGCTCTTGCTTATAATGCCACGGGAGATTCCGTGCTGCTGGGCAAAATTCAATACATGGTTACAGAATTGGGCAAATGTCAGACAGCCCTGTCTGAACAGGCGGGCTATGGCCAGGGTTTCCTGAGCGCGTATTCGGAAGAACAGTTTAATCTGCTGGAGCAGTACACCACTTATCCGGATATATGGGCTCCTTACTATACGCTACACAAGATTATGGCCGGTCTGCTGGATTGTTACGAATTGGCGGACCAGAGCGAAGCTTTGGATATATGCGATAAACTGGGCCATTGGCTCCACAACCGACTAAGCCGGCTTCCAAGAGAGCAGTTGCATAAAATGTGGTCACTTTATATTGCCGGGGAATTTGGGGGTATGAATGAGGTATTGGCTAAGTTATATGCGATCACCGGCAATGAACATTATTTGATGACAGCGAAATATTTTGACAATGAGAAGCTGTTCCTTCCGATGAAGGAGAATATAGACACTCTGGGAAATATGCATGCCAACCAGCACATTCCACAGGTGATTGGAGCCTTGAAGCTGTTTGAGGTTGCGGGGGACAAGGCTTATTTCAATATCGCAGAGAACTTCTGGACGATGGTGACACAAAGTCATAGTTATTCCATCGGAGGCACCGGAGAGACGGAAATGTTCAGAGAGCCGGACGCCATTGCCGGCTTTCTCACCGATAAAACGGCGGAAACCTGTGCGAGCTATAATATGTTGAAGTTGACCAAGGAGCTTTTTCAGTTTAATCCGCGCAAAACGTATATGGACTATTATGAGAAGGCGCTTTATAACCATATTCTTGCCTCAGAGAATAGCCGAAAAGCGGAGGGTGGCAGCACCTACTTTATGCCACTGGCGCCCGGATCTATCAAGAAATTCGATACGCATGAAAATACCTGCTGTCATGGAACCGGTCTGGAAAATCATTTTAAATACCAGGAAGCCATCTATTTTCATGATGAAGACAGACTGTATGTGAACTTGTATATTCCCTCTCGACTGGATTGGAGCGAGCAGGGACTCAGCCTGGTGCAGAACCGGGACCGGGACGGCTTGGAGACGGTCCACTTTTATATCGAGGGCGGTCCCGAGACGACCCTTATGTTCAGAATTCCCGATTGGGTATCAGGGCCCGTTCAAGTAAAGATTAACGGAGAGCCTTGCCGCGATCTGGAGTATGAACACGGATATTTAAAGCTGCGTAAAGTATGGAAAAAGGATGAAATCGAGCTGATGCTGCCCTGCTCTTTGAGATTGGTTGGCGTCTCCGATGACCACACCCTTAAAAGTCTCGCTTATGGACCGTATGTCCTGGCGGCAATAAGCGGGGAACAGGATTATCTCTCCTGGAGCTACAGTGAACAAGAACTTCTGGAACAAGTCATTCAACAAAAGGACAACCCTTTGACGTTTATTCTGGATGTTGTCGAGTTTGTTCCCCTGTATCTAATTCAAGATGAACGTTATCATGTGTACTTCAAACTTGCCCGCTGA
- a CDS encoding AraC family transcriptional regulator: MLDQTFDLIFVFSGTLYLEEDGRKYTIEPNQYLILPPGNLHKGYKACTSDTTFSWVHFYTTGHYFYSENPITQVDSKMNKTKYYKKDVFYISLPQYGRIDDSLHEIMKNYMDSISQVKIDKYQNEKLFYSSTKSQIEYQQSFLKILTILCDLREHQKEKELAEEILDYFSSHYQNPFDLNQLAAQYSFHPAHIIRSVKKKYGLSPLQLLLSIRVQKAMKLLAEKRHSVGEIAALVGFTDSSYFCKQFKKITSLTPLQYRNQPVVNLSTPNRSEFH, translated from the coding sequence ATGCTTGACCAAACCTTTGACTTGATATTCGTCTTTTCGGGAACTCTTTATCTGGAGGAGGATGGGCGCAAATATACGATTGAGCCCAACCAATATTTAATTTTGCCGCCCGGGAATTTGCATAAAGGCTACAAAGCCTGCACTTCCGACACGACCTTCTCCTGGGTTCATTTCTATACAACGGGACATTACTTCTATTCCGAGAATCCCATCACTCAGGTCGATTCCAAAATGAACAAAACGAAATACTATAAAAAAGATGTGTTTTATATTTCGCTTCCCCAATACGGAAGGATTGACGACAGCCTGCATGAAATCATGAAGAACTATATGGATAGTATTTCCCAGGTCAAAATTGATAAATATCAGAATGAGAAGCTGTTTTATTCGTCGACAAAATCCCAGATCGAATACCAGCAGTCATTTCTGAAAATATTAACAATTTTATGTGATTTACGGGAACATCAAAAAGAAAAGGAGCTGGCAGAGGAAATTTTAGATTATTTTTCTTCGCATTATCAGAACCCTTTCGATTTGAACCAACTTGCCGCCCAGTATTCCTTTCATCCGGCCCATATCATTCGCTCCGTAAAGAAAAAATACGGACTGAGCCCACTGCAATTGCTGCTCTCCATCAGGGTCCAAAAAGCAATGAAGCTTCTGGCAGAAAAACGTCACTCCGTCGGGGAAATCGCTGCCCTTGTCGGCTTTACCGACTCTTCTTACTTTTGCAAGCAGTTCAAAAAGATCACTTCTTTAACGCCATTGCAATACCGCAATCAGCCAGTTGTCAACCTGTCGACACCGAATAGATCAGAATTCCATTAA
- a CDS encoding deoxyribonuclease IV: protein MLKIGSHVSCADKGLLSAANEANEYGSSSFMIYTGAPQNTRRKPIESMYPAEGKLAMKANGVEEIVVHAPYIINLGSYKENTYQLAVDFLQEEIRRTEALEVKHIVLHPGAFTDKDAEFGIQRIADGLNEVLGGTDETEVHIALETMAGKGTEIGRSFEEIASIIDKVEFNQRLSVCLDTCHIHDAGYDIVNDLDGVLQEFDRLIGLERLGVIHLNDSKNPAGASKDRHTPIGSGWIGFDTINKVVHHEALAGLPFILETPWIGKDAKTQRPMYEVEIALLRGNVAERFGAEFLQEVEELHSFFAKQELDSRQYVLDVWTLLKNDAKAKKADPREPLERLYDQVMNAGLFPSLSEQAVNHRLIAWLAGKQLLVNA, encoded by the coding sequence ATGCTAAAAATAGGTTCTCATGTGTCCTGCGCGGACAAGGGTTTACTGAGCGCGGCCAATGAAGCGAACGAGTACGGCTCCAGCTCATTTATGATATATACGGGAGCGCCGCAGAATACGCGCCGCAAACCAATTGAGTCCATGTATCCTGCGGAAGGAAAGCTGGCCATGAAGGCCAACGGCGTGGAGGAGATTGTGGTTCATGCTCCTTATATTATCAATCTGGGCTCCTACAAGGAGAATACGTATCAGCTGGCTGTTGATTTTCTGCAGGAGGAGATCCGCCGCACCGAAGCGTTGGAGGTTAAGCACATCGTGCTTCATCCTGGCGCCTTCACAGACAAGGATGCCGAATTCGGTATCCAGCGGATCGCCGATGGGCTGAATGAGGTGCTTGGCGGCACGGATGAGACAGAAGTGCATATTGCCCTGGAAACGATGGCCGGCAAAGGTACGGAAATTGGCCGCAGCTTCGAGGAAATCGCCTCGATCATCGACAAGGTCGAATTCAACCAGCGCCTGTCTGTCTGCCTGGATACCTGTCACATCCACGATGCCGGATATGATATCGTAAACGATCTGGATGGTGTGCTGCAGGAATTTGACCGGTTGATCGGCCTGGAGCGTCTGGGTGTCATCCATCTGAATGACAGCAAGAATCCGGCCGGAGCGAGCAAGGATCGTCATACCCCGATCGGTTCAGGCTGGATTGGCTTCGACACCATCAACAAGGTAGTGCATCATGAAGCGCTGGCAGGCCTGCCGTTTATTCTGGAGACCCCATGGATCGGCAAGGATGCCAAGACACAGCGGCCGATGTATGAGGTGGAGATCGCCTTGCTGCGCGGCAATGTCGCCGAGCGGTTCGGTGCGGAGTTTCTGCAGGAGGTCGAGGAGCTGCATTCCTTCTTCGCCAAGCAGGAGCTGGATTCCCGCCAATATGTGCTGGACGTATGGACGTTGCTGAAGAATGATGCCAAAGCCAAGAAGGCAGATCCCCGTGAACCGCTTGAACGGCTCTATGATCAGGTGATGAACGCCGGGTTATTCCCCAGCCTCAGTGAACAGGCGGTTAACCATCGCTTGATCGCTTGGCTTGCGGGCAAGCAGCTTCTTGTCAACGCCTAA
- a CDS encoding ATPase, T2SS/T4P/T4SS family has product MISYSPQEQTHPMQLQPKPKPSEEWSLPRSTFRPPFSLKQSVLRTSKPGKEDFYGFLHKMKSDMSLGLEREDDSYFELNSKALIGDPQAVSFFMNEIEKYLRKTPFTGVVPEAYRTAAEALFHEWKGFGPAYRWFTDRAYSESTGLQMIGKQIFYNHRGSFVAYPYEMPSLDRVEQLKRSLLKSDPNKKLNKDNPSVEFKMDDPLWPGRFIRLAIWVSPRVWDGFTTISLRRQVVEFLNLEDQAGTECIPAEAIELIRAITATFRNTIIAGAVGSGKTTFANTIVGEQLLGSTSCMGVVMIEKHPESILPYQIKGHRIIPIQASNEELMEVGVESLRHDPNILYMTEMRYNEWEFYLWSGEKGYDGITGTFHTVDSEDIPYQGAFAVSTRIGGSLKGHLISALKSCELVFILESVPNGKKRLARISEVFYDEGRNSVFASDLMRWDTELLGWTYNDKLTDALIGKMIRKNQPATQTVLKELKRLAAVKPMTSPLKESLKSKIVLNE; this is encoded by the coding sequence ATGATCAGTTATTCTCCGCAGGAGCAAACGCATCCAATGCAGCTGCAGCCGAAGCCGAAGCCGTCGGAGGAGTGGAGCCTGCCGCGGTCTACTTTCCGGCCTCCCTTTTCCCTCAAGCAAAGTGTTCTGCGGACCAGCAAGCCAGGGAAAGAGGATTTCTACGGCTTTCTACACAAGATGAAAAGTGACATGAGCCTTGGCCTGGAGCGGGAGGATGACAGTTATTTTGAGCTGAATTCGAAAGCCTTGATCGGCGATCCGCAGGCGGTAAGCTTTTTTATGAACGAAATTGAGAAATACCTGCGCAAAACGCCGTTCACCGGCGTCGTTCCCGAAGCCTACCGTACAGCGGCGGAAGCCTTGTTCCATGAGTGGAAGGGCTTCGGCCCGGCCTACCGCTGGTTTACGGACCGGGCCTACAGCGAATCTACCGGCCTGCAGATGATCGGGAAGCAGATTTTTTATAACCACAGAGGGAGCTTTGTTGCTTATCCGTACGAGATGCCTTCGCTGGACCGGGTAGAACAGCTGAAACGTTCCTTGCTCAAGAGTGATCCGAACAAAAAGCTTAACAAAGACAACCCTTCGGTCGAGTTCAAGATGGATGATCCGCTCTGGCCCGGACGGTTCATCCGGCTGGCGATTTGGGTATCGCCCAGAGTCTGGGACGGCTTCACTACGATCTCGCTGCGGCGTCAGGTGGTCGAGTTTCTGAATCTGGAGGATCAGGCGGGGACCGAATGTATTCCGGCGGAAGCGATTGAGCTCATCCGTGCGATTACCGCAACATTCCGCAATACGATTATTGCCGGGGCCGTAGGTTCGGGCAAAACTACCTTTGCCAATACGATAGTAGGCGAGCAGTTGCTTGGCTCCACCTCCTGCATGGGGGTAGTGATGATTGAGAAGCACCCGGAATCGATTCTGCCCTATCAGATCAAGGGACACCGGATTATTCCGATTCAGGCTTCGAACGAGGAGCTGATGGAGGTAGGCGTTGAATCGCTTCGGCATGACCCCAATATCCTCTACATGACCGAAATGCGTTATAACGAATGGGAATTCTATCTCTGGAGCGGCGAAAAAGGCTATGACGGCATTACCGGCACATTTCACACCGTGGATTCAGAGGATATTCCGTACCAGGGCGCGTTTGCGGTATCGACACGGATTGGCGGCAGCCTGAAGGGGCATCTGATCTCAGCGCTGAAGTCCTGCGAGCTGGTGTTTATTCTGGAGAGTGTTCCTAATGGGAAAAAGCGGCTGGCGCGGATTTCGGAGGTTTTTTATGACGAGGGGCGCAATTCGGTGTTCGCCAGTGATCTGATGCGCTGGGATACGGAGCTGTTGGGCTGGACTTACAATGACAAGCTGACAGATGCCCTGATCGGCAAAATGATCCGCAAAAATCAACCTGCTACCCAAACCGTTCTGAAAGAACTCAAACGGCTGGCGGCAGTGAAGCCCATGACCAGTCCGCTGAAGGAGAGTCTAAAGTCAAAGATTGTGCTTAACGAGTGA
- a CDS encoding dicarboxylate/amino acid:cation symporter, giving the protein MKISIIMYYAPVGIACYFATLIGKVGNQIVWSVARASIIYVVFCILFFILFSFLATYYGGGKTGVKRFWKNIWLPLTTAMGTCSSTACIPVNRLAVKQMDIPDEIGDIIIPLGASMHKNGVVAVQMIKILFLFGIFDMTMGTGDMAKAVLVALISGIIVGTIPSGGFIGELFICTAFGFPMEAVPILVILGTITDPLCTMVNVTGDPAISMVISRIIEGKNWIKQKIGAVTQA; this is encoded by the coding sequence ATGAAGATTTCTATTATTATGTATTACGCTCCTGTGGGCATCGCCTGCTACTTCGCGACACTGATCGGCAAGGTAGGCAATCAAATTGTCTGGTCCGTTGCCCGGGCGTCCATTATTTACGTGGTTTTTTGTATATTGTTTTTCATTCTGTTTTCCTTTTTGGCTACGTATTATGGGGGAGGGAAAACCGGAGTCAAGCGTTTTTGGAAAAATATATGGCTGCCGTTGACCACAGCGATGGGAACATGCAGCAGTACGGCTTGTATTCCCGTGAACAGACTGGCCGTGAAGCAAATGGATATTCCCGATGAAATCGGCGACATCATCATACCGCTTGGTGCAAGTATGCACAAAAATGGAGTAGTAGCCGTCCAAATGATCAAAATTCTTTTCTTGTTCGGGATTTTTGATATGACGATGGGCACGGGAGATATGGCTAAGGCCGTTCTGGTTGCCTTAATCAGCGGAATTATTGTAGGCACAATTCCCAGCGGCGGGTTTATTGGGGAACTGTTTATTTGTACCGCCTTCGGGTTTCCGATGGAAGCGGTTCCGATCCTGGTGATTCTGGGAACGATTACAGACCCGCTGTGCACTATGGTGAATGTAACCGGCGATCCGGCCATTAGTATGGTGATTTCACGGATTATCGAAGGCAAGAACTGGATCAAACAAAAAATAGGCGCTGTGACACAGGCGTAG